The Meiothermus ruber DSM 1279 genome includes the window AAGCTTCTAGGCCCTGAACCTGGGGGAGAGGTGCCGGGGCGGTGGCAGAGCGTGCCCCTCGAGGCCCTCCGGGGTCGCCTTTTCCAGGCAATGGAGAAAGAACAGCAGGCTAGGGAGCGGGTGTGGGCCCAGGACGCGTAGAGCGCTTTATCCTGCGCCACCTCGCCAACGATTCTCCAGAACTTGCCGCAAAAGCCCTGGTGGGGTGCGTATCAGAGGCCAAGGTGGGCCCTGGCCTCCTCGGCAAAACCGGCCCAGTCCAACATGGCCCTAGCCAGGGCCAGGTAGCCCTGGGTGGTGCAGACCTTGCCCTGCCAGTGATGGGGTGCTTTGCTGCGTTCTAGAGCAGTTCCTGCCAGCGCCTCTGCGGTGATGGGGTGGGCGGCCACCTGGCCCGAAACATGGCCGGCCTCCCACAGCAGCAAAGCGCCGTTGGCCCCGGTGAACACCGCCCGCAGGCTGCTCCACACCTCGTTCAGCCAGTCCTGGTGCTCGAGGTCGCGCCCCAGCTTGCGCATATTGGGGCCGCCGGGTATCACCAGCACGTCCAGCTCGGGCCGTGCCACAAAGGTGTACTTGGGTGTCCAGACCGCACCGGCGCTGCCCTCGAGCGCGGTGCGGCCCCGCGCCACGGTAAACCGCTCCCAACCTAAAAGCCGGGCGGCCTCCATCGCCAGCGCCGCCTCGGCCTCCAGAAAACCTGGTGTGAGTAAGACGCCTAAACGCATGGGTTCATGCTAGGGAGCGCCTGTGGAGGGGTCAAGTTTTGGAGCGGGGCGCTTTGCGCTTGGGCAGGCTGGGGGTCGCTTTTTGGATGAAGCTCCGCAGGTCGGCGGCCTGCTGGGCCAGGGAAGGCAGGTGCACGTACATCATGTGGCCGGCGGGGTAGTAGTGCACCTGGATGTTTTTTTGCAGGTGGGGCTCCAAGCTCAGGTGGTTAAGGGTGTAATCGGTGGCGAAGTAAGGCGTAGCCAAATCATAGTAGCCGCTGCCCACGTACACCTGCAAAAAAGGGTTCATCGAGATAGCCTTGCGCAGGGTTTCGCCCACGTTCAGGTACTGGTTCTCGAACTCCTTGTAGCTCCAGTTGGTGTACAGGTTGGACAGAATCTCGTAGGGCAGGTCGCTGTGGAAGCCCAGCTCCTGCCGCACGTACTGGTTGAAGGTGGCGGTGTAGGGCCCCTGGATGGCGGCGTAGCTGGGGTCGTACTCAAAGGTGGCCCCGGCGGCGTCGCGGTCGGTGCCGGTGAAGCGGCTGTCCAGCCGCCCCACGGTTTTGCGCTCGGCGCGCAGGAGTTCTTTGGTGAAGCGCATGATCTCGAGGCGCAGGTTACAGGCCTGCACATACGCTTCCGAGAGGCCGGTGTAGCGCGCGAGTTTCTGGGCGATGCGCTTCTGCTCGCTGGTTGGTAGCTTGCTGCCCTGCATCAGGGCCAGGGTGTACTCGCCCAGGGCGAAGGCCTCCACTTCCTTAAGAAGGGCCTCGAGCGGCTTTTGTTGCAGGTCTCTGGGCAGTTTGCGGTGATACCAGGCGGTGGCGCTAAAGGTGGGCAGGAACAGGATGTGCGGCAGGTCGTTGCCGGGGTTGAAGCGGGCGGTGCTGAAATCCAGGATGCTGCTCACCAGCATGATGCCGTTCAGGTACATCCCGTGCCGCTCTTGCAGGTACCCCGACAGGCCCGCCGCCCGGGTGGTGCCGTAGCTCTCACCAATCAGGTACTTGGGGCTGG containing:
- a CDS encoding AbrB/MazE/SpoVT family DNA-binding domain-containing protein, whose amino-acid sequence is MVKRRVSSKGQITLPKQIRKLLGPEPGGEVPGRWQSVPLEALRGRLFQAMEKEQQARERVWAQDA
- a CDS encoding DJ-1/PfpI family protein; the protein is MRLGVLLTPGFLEAEAALAMEAARLLGWERFTVARGRTALEGSAGAVWTPKYTFVARPELDVLVIPGGPNMRKLGRDLEHQDWLNEVWSSLRAVFTGANGALLLWEAGHVSGQVAAHPITAEALAGTALERSKAPHHWQGKVCTTQGYLALARAMLDWAGFAEEARAHLGL
- a CDS encoding S10 family peptidase; translated protein: MPEESKIPDQKPTPQDQLSITHHSVRIAGKELRYSVTCGTVVLREESEKEGTAEGHKPKATVFFVAYTKDDTPDPSQRPITFSFNGGPGSSSVWLHLGLLGPKRVEMGDAGALTPPPYRLVDNEHTLLEVSDLVFIDPVGTGYSRMLEGEKTREYHGFKRDLESVGEFIRLYTHRYGRWASPKYLIGESYGTTRAAGLSGYLQERHGMYLNGIMLVSSILDFSTARFNPGNDLPHILFLPTFSATAWYHRKLPRDLQQKPLEALLKEVEAFALGEYTLALMQGSKLPTSEQKRIAQKLARYTGLSEAYVQACNLRLEIMRFTKELLRAERKTVGRLDSRFTGTDRDAAGATFEYDPSYAAIQGPYTATFNQYVRQELGFHSDLPYEILSNLYTNWSYKEFENQYLNVGETLRKAISMNPFLQVYVGSGYYDLATPYFATDYTLNHLSLEPHLQKNIQVHYYPAGHMMYVHLPSLAQQAADLRSFIQKATPSLPKRKAPRSKT